The following proteins come from a genomic window of Nicotiana tomentosiformis chromosome 12, ASM39032v3, whole genome shotgun sequence:
- the LOC138891394 gene encoding uncharacterized protein, whose amino-acid sequence MALPIPAQLLLEPPNYGVLQTPGGVISVTVRTRKANNSNLCFYNGDNPRLYSGLTRTRAACSDGGGEVYVNPHQDVDMLKDSSSNTGDGYIALFVRMLGLDYDPLDREQTVIALWKYSLGGKQCVDMLMQFRGSVNLAVNLLRSESDAACEAAAGLLRMISSVNMYRELVADSGAIEEINGLLRRSSLFPNVQNLPHFFCPHVFLIQAFEAQA is encoded by the exons ATGGCCTTACCAATCCCAGCACAGCTCTTGCTCGAGCCACCCAATTATGGAGTCTTGCAAACCCCTGGAGGAGTTATTAGTGTCACAGTTAGAACAAGAAAAGCTAATAATTCCAACTTGTGTTTTTATAATGGAGACAACCCTAGGTTGTATTCAGGTCTCACAAGGACAAGGGCGGCCTGCAGTGATGGAGGGGGTGAAGTTTATGTTAACCCTCACCAG GATGTTGATATGTTAAAGGATAGCTCATCTAACACAGGTGACGGTTACATTGCCTTGTTTGTTCGGATGCTTGGTTTGGACTATGACCCTCTAGATAGAGAACAGACAGTCATTGCTCTCTGGAAGTATTCACTTGGAGGGAAGCAGTGTGTTGATATGTTAATGCAGTTCCGGGGTTCTGTTAATCTGGCTGTGAACCTTCTAAGGTCTGAGTCTGATGCTGCTTGTGAAGCAGCTGCTGGTCTTTTGAGGATGATATCCTCAGTGAATATGTACAGAGAGCTTGTGGCAGATAGTGGTGCAATAGAAGAGATAAACGGCCTCTTGAGACGTTCTTCCCTCTTCCCAAATGTGCAAAATCTACCTCATTTTTTCTGTCCTCATGTCTTTTTGATACAAGCATTTGAGGCACAAGCTTGA